TGGGAGTTTACCTTTGCACTGTCAAAACCTTTGAGGTCAAGAGATTTTACAAGATAACGCCTGAAATCACTGCCCTTATTCTCAGTGAGCTGTGACAGCCATCTCGAAGGGGATGAAACTACAAGAGCCGCCTTGTCAAAACTCCATCTCTCAGTGCCGGCAGCTCCATATCCTATGGATATATTGTTGATTCCAAGCTTATGGGCGTCAACAAGCTCTTTGTACTTCCACTGAACAATGTTGTACAGCTTTTCTATCTCCGATTTGCCTTCCTCGTCATAGTCAAGGACAGAGAGATCGGAGTCATCATTGAGGAGTGAGAGGATATTCGGATTGATCTCGCCAAACCACGTCCTGTACATCCCCTCAATCGTCTTATTGCCGCTGCTTCTCTTCTCATCAATTGCCCGGAGTCCGGACTCATAGGACTCAGTCTCTGCATTGTACTTCTTTCTCGGCTCAAAGGTTGAGCTGACGAGGTCATCGGTCTTTTGCAGGAATTCAATCTGCTGCTGCATCACCTTCTGCGACTGGATCAGGAGATCAATCTCGGTATTGAGATTGCCTCTCTTTGAGGAGTATCCTTCACGTATGTTTATAATGTCAGTCAACCTCTCCCTGACACCTGTGATAATTGATGCAGTGTCCCTCCCGGAGAAGGAGTTTATCAGCATGGCCTTCTCATCCGATTCAAGATTGAACTGTGAGACAAGCGGCCCGATTGTTGCCTCCCTTAACGAACCAAGCCTTGTATCAAACTCCCTTGTAAGGAATTTATCCTGGACAAATACCTCAAACGGATCACGTATGGAGATCTTTCCGGGATGCATCTGTGAGATCTTTCTTATTCTCTCCTCTTTTGTATCCTTCTCACTCCTGAAGATCTCCGGGTTGAGCTTCCTGCCCAAAATTCCGTCTGCGAAACCCTGCTTTTTGGCAACCCTGAGCATATAGTCGTTGTAGAAGTACAGGGATACAGACTCTGCAAGGTCCCTTAAGTAAGAGAAGTCTGCTGATGTCGCACCTTCAAGGTTCTCAATATCTCCCTGGATATCGCCAAGCGGCAGTGATGAGAGCCAGACATCACGTTTTATAGGTTTGGCCTTCTTACTGCCGGATTTATTGAGCTTCTCCTTTAAGACAAAGAGCAGTGCTGAGAATTTTTCAAGAAATGCCCGCTCAAGGTCCTCTACAGAATCACGTCCGGTTCCTTCAGCAGTCCCGTGCCCGAGTAAGACATAGTCCTCAACAGGTTTTGCAAGTGCATTGACCTCCGATTTGATCAGGTCAAGCATATCACTCTCTTCTCTCTTAATCTCTTCAAGTTCAGAGCGCTTCTTTCTTACCTTTGCATCTGCCTCACTAATCTCAACCTTAAGTCCGGACTGGCGTGACGAGAGGTCACCGGAAATTTTACCAAAGTTCTCCTCGCCCCTGATGATGTTTAAAAGAGCCATTCTTGCCGATTTTTCATTTACAGAGAATGTCTTCCTCTCAAGGTGTGACATCTCCTCTAAAAGCAGCAGATTCTTCTTTATGACCTCGTAAAGCTCCTGATCTTTGGCATTTTCATGCGGCTTGCTCTCATTGTCAAGGGATTTTTTCAGCCTGGAGACATATTCTGTCAGTTTGTCAAAGTCCTTTAATGAAGAGACGTCCTTTAACTCTTCAGGCATGTTGTTCGTAACCGCAGATTCGATTATGGACTGGGTCTTAAAGTTTAAGAGATCAGTTATATCATTCTCCCATCCCTTCTTTATCCGCTCGATCTCCTTTTTATAAAGATTTACATCATCGTGGGTGATCTCTGTGTCAGTCTTTGAAAATTCATTGGGGTAGAGGTTTTCACCTGCGGTGATGAAATCTGAGACCTCTTTTAGGATCTTTGCCCTGTTATGTGAAATTCCGGCGAGGTTTTCTATAACATCCTCAAAGCCTTTCTTCAGCGACCGGAGGTTTTCCACCGGATATTCGATTACATGCGAATCTGCGAATATAAAACCGGAGTAGTCCTTTTTGGCGTCCACTATCGCGGATATATCTGCTGTCGGGAGATAAAATGAGTTTATGAAGAGGTACGGGAATGCAGAGTCAAACTCAACTACTTCCTGTTTCCTGTCACCTCCGTCAACATAGCCCGTGGGACTGAGTGACGAGACGATTATATAATTGAAGAGCTTGTCCTCTTTCATATTGAGGTATTCAATCTCAGATAGTGCAATTGCAGCATTTAACTGCTCCTTTTCGCCTTCGCTTGCTGCCGGAAGAACGACAAATAGCCAGATCTTTGACTCCTGACCGCGTTTCTCCTTGATGTAGCGGGCAAGGTCTATAAACATGCCTGAACCTGTTCCCCCGCCAAGTCCGACTATTATCGCAACGGGCCCATGTCCCTGAAATGAGGGGAACTGCTCTCCGCCCTGTGTTATGGCTTTGTAAAATACCGCTTTTGATATGGCACGCCTGCGGTGAACTCCGCCGCCGAAGTCGTCAACAATATTTTTATCAACTTTTTTGAGCATCTGGTAGTCAAAACCGTATTCGGGATCATTCATCCACCAGACATCGACAAGAGGCTTTTCACGCCGTCTCTTCATCTGCTCTGCAATATCCCTTGACGTCAGGGAAGAGACCCTCTCGACATTTGCAAGGTCCGGCAGGTGATAATGGAGACTCTTTACACTCCCACCCATCTGATTGTTTGTCCTCTGGATATCCCCAAGCCTTGCCATGACAGCTTCAGATCTCTTTATGTCATCCTTTCTCTGGTTCGAGTCGGTATCTATCGTATATAATGAAAGGCGCTTGCCGTCTTTCAGGTAATGTTTTAAGAACCATTCATGATCATAAAGATTTGATATAAGTTTCTTGCCACAGCCGCCGATCGCAACAACGGTCAGTTCGTCCGGCATCTGGAAGGGTTTTCCCTCGATTATTTCATCATGAGCCATTATTTATTCCCCCTTGTATTCTTTCTGAAAGTCCTGCATATTTTTTGCCCTTATCTGGCCAAATACCATCCCTGCGCCAAATCCGATTACAAGCAGTACAACCCCGATCAAAACTGCGGTTGTCAAAGGCAGGGTTGCCTCTTTTGGTGACCCGGCATATCTTAAAAGCTCTTTTGCCTCATCCCTCAGACCTCTTGAGTAGAGGTCGTCTATAATCCCCCGCATCTCAGGGTCATTTATGGCATTAAGCTCTGACATGAACTGCTCGTCATCAGGTATTGTTATGGAGAATGTCTTTGTTGTGCCTGTTCCGAGGGCATCCATGTTTCCGTCAAGCGCTTTTATGTGATAATATATATAGCCGGTAGTCTGTGTAACTCTTCTGGTCACAACCACCCCGTCAACAATTTCAACAGATGTTAAAACCGGAACTCTCCCATATACTGTTACTGCAATCTTATCCGGAAATCCGCTGTCGGCTGTAAGCTCAATTTTATGATCATTTAAAGATTCTTCTCCGCCGGAGATGTTAAAGCCGGATTCTTCAATCTGCCAGAGACTGGCCTGTGGGACAGGTATAAGATCAGTATTCATCTCAATGACCTCTGCCTGTTTCGGGATGCCGCTCACTTCAATTGTATATTGTATTATTCCGCCTTCATTCTGTGATTCAACGAGGCTGCCTTCCTTTAAATCCGCAATTACAGCAGATGCCGGAAGACAGAAGAGCAGCATTGAAATAATTAATGCCAGTGAGATAAATATTGACGATCGGTACCTTATATGCATACTGAAAAGATTTATTTTAAAATAGTTAAATATATCTCAATGTTCCCGGATTACTTCCGGGTCCGGTCAAAAATACCTGCAAAAACAAATTAATAATACCACTCTGAAAAAAAAGAGATTCATATATAAATCAGCAGAAAGATTAAAGCACCGGCAAAAAGCGACAGAAATCCGGCTACCTGCACCAGAACATAGAGCTTTCCGGTATTCAACGCCACCGCCTCTCACCGCCAAGAGCAGACTTTGCCCATTTCCGCCTGAAAAGCTCCTCTCTTTCAAGCTCTTCAAGGTAGCTCTCAATATATCCCGCCGTTGCATTAAGTGACGGGATCATTACGTTCTCAAGTGCATTCACCCTACGCCGTGTCTTCCTGATCTCACCGTTCAATGACCGGATGACACCTTCAGCCTCTGCCACCCGGAGATATGCCAGGGTAAGCTCCTCAAACTCAGCCCTTGCGGAATCGAGATATGAGGTTGTCCCGGAGAGGGTGTATCCCGGGAGAGGTGAATCCCTTAATCTGTCAGGGACCTCAATTTCAGGCACTCTCCGCCCCATGATATTGCGGGTATGCATATCTACATCCTTCATCTCATCCGATGTTGAGGCAAGGGCTGAGAGGTTTCGCCAGCCCATGCTCATCCCTGCACGGGTTAAAGCAGGATACGCAGTCTTTACATGCTTCATGCACTCCTCTGCAAGGGCATTATACTCAGCTTTCATCCCCGTCATCTCACGGATCATAGCATCAAGCTTATCCTGCAAAAGTTCAAGACCCCTCTCTGAAAGGACAATTCTCTTCCTGATCTTCTGAAGCTCAATCCTTGTCGGCCTGACGCTACGCATAATCTTTGCTTTCATTTCGTCATGCCCCGCCTGAAATATAATATCTCTCTATATCCTCCTCACCTATACGCTTCAGCTCCTCCTTCGGGAATATCGAGAGCAGTTTCCAGGCGAGAGAAAGAGTCTCCTCTATGCTCCTGCCCTCATTGTGCCTCTGCCTGACAAACTCATCCTCAAAACGGTCAGCAAATGTGAGATAAAGCCTGTCAGCAGGAGAGAGGCTCTCATCCCCGATAACGGCAACAAGGTTCTGAATCCTCCGGCCACGGGCATAGGAGGCATAAAGCTGATTGTTCACCGATGAATGATCACCGCGGGTCTTTCCCTCCCCTATACCTCCCTTCATCAGGCGTGAGAGGCAGGGCAGGACATCCACCGGCGGGTAAATTCCTTTTCTGTGCAGTTCACGGGAGAGCACAATCTGGCCCTCAGTGATATAACCGGTCAGATCAGGCACAGGATGGGTTATATCGTCATCAGGCATTGTTAAAATCGGAAGCTGGGTAATTGATCCTTTTTTTCCTTTGATCCTTCCGGCACGCTCGTATATCGAGGCGAGATCAGTGTACATATATCCCGGATAGCCACGGCGGGCAGGGATCTCCTCCCTTGCCGCCGAGACTTCACGGAGTGCCTCGCAATAGCTTGTTATATCCTGAAGAATCACCAGCACATGCATATCCTCATGGAATGCAAGGTACTCGGCTGCCGTTAATGCAAGCCTTGGCGTTATTATTCTCTCAATTGCCGGGTCATCGGCATGATTGACGAAAAGAACTGTATGCTCAAGTGCACCTGTCTCCCGAAACTCCTTCTCAAAGTAGTGAGCCTCCTCATAGGTAATCCCCATAGCACCAAAGACCAGTGCGAAATCCTCCTCTTCACCAAGTACACGTGCCTGTCTTGCAATCTGTGCTGCAAGGTGCGAATGCGGCATTCCGGAACCTGAAAAGACAGGTAATTTCTGGCCCCGGACCAGAGTATTCATACCGTCAATTACCGAAATTCCGGTCTCGATGAAATCCTGCGGGTACTCGCGGGCAAAGGGATTTATCGAATAACCGGATACATCCATCACAACATCGGGAATAACCTCGCCGCCGCCGTCTGCCGGCTCACCCCCGCCACTAAGTATCCTGCCCAGCATATCACGCGAAACACCAATCTTCATCGGAGAGCCTGTAAACCGCACAGAAGTTATGTCAGTATCGAGATCACTTGTCCCGCCAAAGACCTGAACAATTGCAAGGCCCCTTCTCGTCTCAAGCACTTCCCCCCTCCGGACTGTGCCGTCCGGAAATCTGACATCGACAAGTTCACCATAGCTTGCGTCATCCACACCTTCCACCGCAATGAGCGGCCCTTCAACCCTCACAACCGATACAAACTCCCGGATATTTCCCGGCATCATGCATCCCTCCCTTTAAGCTCCTCAATCTCAGACTTCAGATCATGCATAATTTTGTTGCAGATGGATGAAATCTCACTCTCAGGCCTGCTGCCAAGACGGCTGAAACTCTGTATAACCGGCAGTGCAGCGATATCAGATGAGAGAACGCCTGACCCTACCGCATCTTTTGCCAGGCGGTAAAAGCCTGAAATCACCTTCAGCATTGCATTCTGCTTAAAAGGTGCACAGTAGCGATCTTCTCTGTCAGTTGCATACTGAATAAGGAATGACTCCTTAATTATCCCGGCAGTCAGCAATACAAGGCGGTCCTCCTCAGGAAGGACATCAGGCCCGACAAGCTGTACAATCTCTTCAAGCTCACTCTCTTTCTGAAGCAGAGCCATTATCTCCTGCCTCATATCCTTCCAGCCGCCTTCAAACCGCTCCTCCCACCAGGGAGAGATCAGGTCAGTGTACAGAGAATAGGAGAGCAGCCAGTTCACTGCCGGAAAATGGCGCTCGTGTGCAAGCTCGGCATCCAGTGCCCAAAACACCCTTACAATGCGCAGAGTGTTCTGCGTTACAGGCTCTGAGAAATCCCCGCCGGGAGGCGATACAGCTCCTATAACTGATATCGAACCGATATTCCCGCTATTGCCGCAGACCTTCACCCTGCCGGCACGCTCATAAAAATCAGCAAGGCGTGATGCAAGATATGCCGGATAGCCCTGTTCTCCCGGCATCTCCTCAAGCCTTCCGGAAATTTCCCTCATAGCCTCTGCCCAGCGTGAAGTCGAATCTGCCATAAGTGCAACATTATATCCCATATCACGGTAATATTCCGCAATCGTTATTCCGGTGTACACACTCGCCTCCCTTGCAGCGACAGGCATGTTGCTTGTGTTTGCAATCAGAACCGTCCTTTTCATAAGCGGTTCATGAGTCTTAGGGTCTTCCAGCCGTGGAAATTCCCTCAGGACATCAGCCATCTCATTGCCGCGTTCACCACAGCCGACATAGACAATAATATCGGCATCTGACCATTTTGCAAGCTGATGCTGCACTATGGTTTTTCCGGCTCCAAAAGGACCCGGAACTGCCGATGTGCCGCCTTTTGCAATCGGAAAAAGAGTATCAATTACCCGCTGGCCTGTAATTAAAGGCTCTATAGGGTCAAGTTTTCCACCAGTCGGCCTTGGCTTTCTGACCGGCCAGTGCCTCACCATAAGAATCTCAGTCTCGCCTTTATCTGTCTTAACAGTGGCTACAGGCTCTTCTATTGTATAACGGCCCGGTGGTGCTGCCCGGATAAGCTCACCTTTTATTCCGGGAGGGACTAAAATTCTGTGTGTGATATTTCCCTCAGGCACAGTGCCAAGAATATCGCCCTCAGATACCTGGCTGCCTGCCGTAATTTCCGGAGAATAATCCCAGAGGCGTTCACGGTCAAGAGCAGGAATGTTTGTTCCCTTAATTATGAAATCTCCCACCGAATTCCACATACTCTCAAGCGGTCTCTGGATGCCGTCATATATCATACCGAGAAGTCCGGGTCCAAGTTCTGCCGGAAGAGGCATGCCTGCGCCTTCTACAGCCTGGCCGGGGAAAAGTCCGGTCGTGTCCTCATAGACCTGAATGGTGGCGACATCCCTCTCAAGCCTGATAACCTCCCCGATTAACCTGTCCTTTCCTACACGGACAAGTTCATACATCTGTACACCCCGCATACCCTCGGCCTCGATAACCGGGCCTGCAATCCTTATTATTGTCCCTTTAGTATTCATCATCAGTCACCATTTTTTATCTGCATATGAGGGAATGGCTATAATAAGCGGATATGAATCCCTGACCTGCATAAGACTCTCAATCTCCTTTTGCATATCTTCTGCATAATTATTCTCAATAAGAATTACTCCGATATCATTCCGGTGTGCAAACTCTTTCAGGGCTGATTTAGCCTCCCAAATCTCTGTGCAGACCTTCGTACAGGATACACCTGCAAGTGCAAATCCGGCTGCAACCTCACGCCCCCCGATAACAGCAGTCTTCATGAAGCTCTCTCCCAGACCATCATATTCATAATCTCCTCAGCCGGCATTTTTGCACAGACTCCGTTGTATGCAATTATAAGATTATTCTGCTCAATTCCACGTGCAAAGGCATACCTTATGAGCGGCCCGCTTCCAAGATGGTACTTTGTTGCAATACCGTCCCCGGTATCAAGGAGCAGGCGGTCCATCTCAATCTCAGGGTCACCCCTGACAGATGCCTTCTCAATGGCAGTGTGATACAGAGTGCCCCGGCACGCCTCAGCCACAGCTTCATGTGTGGTGCATGATGCCAGATCCTTAAGCCTCTCGCCGTGAAATTCAATTCCTTCCTCAATAAGCTGCCTAATCTTTTCATCCCTCTCAAGTCCGAGAGTGACCGCCCGGTAGATATTCTTCAGGTTTTTAATATCAATGGTATGCCCGACAAAAAGTCCGATTGGCTCAGCAAGACTGACATCGACTTCTCCTGCCGCATTAAGAAGGGTATGATACAGATGACGGTCAATCATCTCCTCCAGTTGTGCCGGTGAGAGGTCACTTATGTCTTTGTCCGGAGGGATAAATCCGAGATCTTTTAATATACCCTTTATCTCCCCACTGCTCTCTGCATGGGCCAGTTTTCGTATCAGCACCGGATTCAGACGGCCTACCGGGAGGGCCTGAAGTTCAGCTCCGGTTTTTGATGCCCGGAGAATATACTTGGCCTCTTCGGCCTCAGAAAATTTCATGTAGGCTAAGAAAAAAGGTTTTACAGAGCCGGGAACAGTTTCTAAAAGCTTTTCAAGCGAAGAATAATATTCCTCCCGGAGTAAACGCTCACTTTCGTCCACAGTATAACTTTTGTGCAGGGGGATATCATAGTTATACTGCCTCAGATGCTCCATCACCTCATCGGGGGAATATGACCCGGCAAGTATCCGGAGGTTCTCTTTTTCAACAAAGGGATTTCCAATAGACCTTACTCTTGCCACAGGATGTGCAAAACCTGCAATATTGAGAATAAGCCTGATATAACCTGATGAAATGGCCGCACCTATGATAATTGCAATAAGTATTGCAAAAACCAGGAGGATTAATGCATAATCCCCACCCTCTCCGGAAAAAGAACCGGATATGAGATCAGATACTGCCTGTCCGGGGTCAAAGCCTGTCATAAAGCATCATTGCAGTGTCATGTGCCAGTTTTTTCTTCATTCTCTTCATCCGTTCACTAAACGTCTGGTCAATCCTGATACTCCCTTCATCGGCATATACAACAACCCCGGCATCACGGGTCTCCTCATCACTGAGGTCTAAACCGTTTATATCCGGAATCAGGGCTGTTATCAGTTCTCTGTCCTCCCTCCGTACAGCTGCTGCAATCCTGCTGTCACCTGCCTCCAATTTCGCCTCATTTATAAGCAGGGCAAGGACAGAAGGATAATTTCCGGATGACGAAATCTCTGAGATTCTTCGTTCTGCTTCAAAGAAGCAGTTTGCAATCCCTTTTTCCTTTGCCTTACGCACAATTTCACGTGCCTGCATATTTGCAAGTGAGATCTGCCGTCTCTTCTCATCGCGGATCTCTTTTAAACCGGCTTTCATGACGGCGTTATATCCGGCTTTCGCCTCCTTTTCTGCCTCTTCTCTTATCGCTTTCTTCCTCTCTTCAGTCTCTTTCCTGACAGCTGCA
The sequence above is a segment of the Methanoplanus limicola DSM 2279 genome. Coding sequences within it:
- a CDS encoding tubulin-like doman-containing protein, which gives rise to MAHDEIIEGKPFQMPDELTVVAIGGCGKKLISNLYDHEWFLKHYLKDGKRLSLYTIDTDSNQRKDDIKRSEAVMARLGDIQRTNNQMGGSVKSLHYHLPDLANVERVSSLTSRDIAEQMKRRREKPLVDVWWMNDPEYGFDYQMLKKVDKNIVDDFGGGVHRRRAISKAVFYKAITQGGEQFPSFQGHGPVAIIVGLGGGTGSGMFIDLARYIKEKRGQESKIWLFVVLPAASEGEKEQLNAAIALSEIEYLNMKEDKLFNYIIVSSLSPTGYVDGGDRKQEVVEFDSAFPYLFINSFYLPTADISAIVDAKKDYSGFIFADSHVIEYPVENLRSLKKGFEDVIENLAGISHNRAKILKEVSDFITAGENLYPNEFSKTDTEITHDDVNLYKKEIERIKKGWENDITDLLNFKTQSIIESAVTNNMPEELKDVSSLKDFDKLTEYVSRLKKSLDNESKPHENAKDQELYEVIKKNLLLLEEMSHLERKTFSVNEKSARMALLNIIRGEENFGKISGDLSSRQSGLKVEISEADAKVRKKRSELEEIKREESDMLDLIKSEVNALAKPVEDYVLLGHGTAEGTGRDSVEDLERAFLEKFSALLFVLKEKLNKSGSKKAKPIKRDVWLSSLPLGDIQGDIENLEGATSADFSYLRDLAESVSLYFYNDYMLRVAKKQGFADGILGRKLNPEIFRSEKDTKEERIRKISQMHPGKISIRDPFEVFVQDKFLTREFDTRLGSLREATIGPLVSQFNLESDEKAMLINSFSGRDTASIITGVRERLTDIINIREGYSSKRGNLNTEIDLLIQSQKVMQQQIEFLQKTDDLVSSTFEPRKKYNAETESYESGLRAIDEKRSSGNKTIEGMYRTWFGEINPNILSLLNDDSDLSVLDYDEEGKSEIEKLYNIVQWKYKELVDAHKLGINNISIGYGAAGTERWSFDKAALVVSSPSRWLSQLTENKGSDFRRYLVKSLDLKGFDSAKVNSHNYTKPWEISLTFFAAAGFLENISPLTTGGGYWEKYEKSRNNILHHALYLHQGKYIAREKTLLLTDAAEIADLESGGKAQIEEAKKRVMDLYSVRDIREAAGE
- a CDS encoding V-type ATP synthase subunit D; this encodes MKAKIMRSVRPTRIELQKIRKRIVLSERGLELLQDKLDAMIREMTGMKAEYNALAEECMKHVKTAYPALTRAGMSMGWRNLSALASTSDEMKDVDMHTRNIMGRRVPEIEVPDRLRDSPLPGYTLSGTTSYLDSARAEFEELTLAYLRVAEAEGVIRSLNGEIRKTRRRVNALENVMIPSLNATAGYIESYLEELEREELFRRKWAKSALGGERRWR
- a CDS encoding V-type ATP synthase subunit B → MREFVSVVRVEGPLIAVEGVDDASYGELVDVRFPDGTVRRGEVLETRRGLAIVQVFGGTSDLDTDITSVRFTGSPMKIGVSRDMLGRILSGGGEPADGGGEVIPDVVMDVSGYSINPFAREYPQDFIETGISVIDGMNTLVRGQKLPVFSGSGMPHSHLAAQIARQARVLGEEEDFALVFGAMGITYEEAHYFEKEFRETGALEHTVLFVNHADDPAIERIITPRLALTAAEYLAFHEDMHVLVILQDITSYCEALREVSAAREEIPARRGYPGYMYTDLASIYERAGRIKGKKGSITQLPILTMPDDDITHPVPDLTGYITEGQIVLSRELHRKGIYPPVDVLPCLSRLMKGGIGEGKTRGDHSSVNNQLYASYARGRRIQNLVAVIGDESLSPADRLYLTFADRFEDEFVRQRHNEGRSIEETLSLAWKLLSIFPKEELKRIGEEDIERYYISGGA
- a CDS encoding V-type ATP synthase subunit A, giving the protein MNTKGTIIRIAGPVIEAEGMRGVQMYELVRVGKDRLIGEVIRLERDVATIQVYEDTTGLFPGQAVEGAGMPLPAELGPGLLGMIYDGIQRPLESMWNSVGDFIIKGTNIPALDRERLWDYSPEITAGSQVSEGDILGTVPEGNITHRILVPPGIKGELIRAAPPGRYTIEEPVATVKTDKGETEILMVRHWPVRKPRPTGGKLDPIEPLITGQRVIDTLFPIAKGGTSAVPGPFGAGKTIVQHQLAKWSDADIIVYVGCGERGNEMADVLREFPRLEDPKTHEPLMKRTVLIANTSNMPVAAREASVYTGITIAEYYRDMGYNVALMADSTSRWAEAMREISGRLEEMPGEQGYPAYLASRLADFYERAGRVKVCGNSGNIGSISVIGAVSPPGGDFSEPVTQNTLRIVRVFWALDAELAHERHFPAVNWLLSYSLYTDLISPWWEERFEGGWKDMRQEIMALLQKESELEEIVQLVGPDVLPEEDRLVLLTAGIIKESFLIQYATDREDRYCAPFKQNAMLKVISGFYRLAKDAVGSGVLSSDIAALPVIQSFSRLGSRPESEISSICNKIMHDLKSEIEELKGRDA
- a CDS encoding V-type ATP synthase subunit F, with the protein product MKTAVIGGREVAAGFALAGVSCTKVCTEIWEAKSALKEFAHRNDIGVILIENNYAEDMQKEIESLMQVRDSYPLIIAIPSYADKKW
- a CDS encoding V-type ATPase subunit; translated protein: MTGFDPGQAVSDLISGSFSGEGGDYALILLVFAILIAIIIGAAISSGYIRLILNIAGFAHPVARVRSIGNPFVEKENLRILAGSYSPDEVMEHLRQYNYDIPLHKSYTVDESERLLREEYYSSLEKLLETVPGSVKPFFLAYMKFSEAEEAKYILRASKTGAELQALPVGRLNPVLIRKLAHAESSGEIKGILKDLGFIPPDKDISDLSPAQLEEMIDRHLYHTLLNAAGEVDVSLAEPIGLFVGHTIDIKNLKNIYRAVTLGLERDEKIRQLIEEGIEFHGERLKDLASCTTHEAVAEACRGTLYHTAIEKASVRGDPEIEMDRLLLDTGDGIATKYHLGSGPLIRYAFARGIEQNNLIIAYNGVCAKMPAEEIMNMMVWERAS
- a CDS encoding V-type ATP synthase subunit E, with translation MSSEAIIEEIRREAEERVAAVRKETEERKKAIREEAEKEAKAGYNAVMKAGLKEIRDEKRRQISLANMQAREIVRKAKEKGIANCFFEAERRISEISSSGNYPSVLALLINEAKLEAGDSRIAAAVRREDRELITALIPDINGLDLSDEETRDAGVVVYADEGSIRIDQTFSERMKRMKKKLAHDTAMMLYDRL